The Methanomicrobia archaeon nucleotide sequence ATGAGCCGTTTATCACAAACTGGATGATACCAAGAATACTGGTAGCGTCCCTGGTGATGGGAATAGGATCATTATCCCTGTTTTATTACTATCTGGCGACAAGCACTCCTGAGCTGGCCCGCGCGGTAGTATTCACCACCCTCGTGGTTTTCCAGTGGTTCAACGGCCTGAACGCACGGTCGTTCACCGTGTCGCTGTTCAACATGAACCCGCTATCGAACAAAAAGCTCTTGATAGGGCTTGGAATAGGGATAATCCTTCAGATCATCGTTATTTATGTGCCGTTCATACAGCCGTATCTGGGTACCGTCTTCCTGGGACTGAAGGACTGGATCGCTATACTGGCTGTTTCAAGCACGGTAGTGATCGCAGCGGAGATCTACAAATATTTGGGCAAGCAGAAGCAGGACGTTAGGACGCCCGTGCACGGTGTGCGGGCATAGTAAAATCGTGGCGATGTTCTGTTGCATTCGTTTTGGTGATTTTGGTAAAGGACGTAGGGCTGAACACTACACCTGTACGAGCCCCGGGAGACGTTTGATTTACCTCCTATAACCACCCTCTCCGCCTGAAGTACAGGACCATCGAGATGAGAATCGCACCCATCACGAGCCACACCGCGAGGTAGCCCCAGCGCCAGCCGAGCTCGGGCATGTACTCGAAGTTCATGCCGTAGACGCCCGCTATATACGTTAACGGAATGAAGATCGTGGCGATGATCGTCAACACCTTCATTATCTCGTTCATCTTGTTGCTGAGGCTGGAGAGGTAAATATCGAGCATCCCGGCGATCATATCACGGTAATTCTCGACCGTGTCGATCACCTGAATGGTATGGTCGTAGAGATCGCGGAGGTAAATGTCGGTGGACTCCTGAATGAGCGGTGAGTCGAGACGTTCAAGGCCGCTGAGCACCTCACGAAGCGGCCAGATGGATTTTCTGAGGAAGATCATGCCCCGTTTAAGGCCGTGGATGGTGCGTAAGGTCTCAGGCGAGGGAGTGGACACCAGTTCCTCTTCGGTATCCTCGATCACCTCCCCGATCTTCTCAAGGATCACAAAATAGTTATCCACGATCGCATCGATCAGTGCGTAGGCGAGGTAATCGGGGCCCGCCTTCCGTATGCGCCCTTTCTTATTCCTGATCCGGTCGCGCACAGAATTGAAGACGTCACCCTCGCATTCCTGGAATGAGATGACGAAGTTCGGGCCGATGATCAAGCTCACCTGCTCGGCCTCGATCTCGCGCTCTTCACCGTTATAATAGAGCATCTTCAAGACGAGAAAGAGATACGACTCGTAATCATCCATCTTTGGACGCTGTTCGGTGTTCAGAATGTCCTCAAGGAGGAGTGGGTGGACGCCGAAGTGCTGCCCGATAGCTCTTATCAGCTCCACGTCATGGACACCATCGATGTTTATCCAGGTGACCGTGGGTCGCTCTTTGAAGGAGAAGACTTCCTCGACCCGTGCTACTTCCCGCTCCTCCAACTGCGCCTCATCGTAATCAATCAGCGTAATGCGCACCTTCTCGGTCTTCCGCTCACCGATATGAATGAGCGTGCCCGGTGGCAGCCCGCTCTTCTTCGATCGTTTCGTGATGAGCTGCGGCATGCTAACGATATCCTCACACCGTTTAGTGGCTCCAGAAGCTTTTGGAGTGGTAGAACTCTCCCTGTTGTACTCATACAGTCTTCAAATAAGATAAATACTGCCCTTCTGCCCACTCCGCTCGCTCGGTTTGCGCATTACACGCCGAAATGAGCATACCATTCCGGCCGCGCAGGTGGCTCAGCCTGGAGCAACTCGCGCCACTGCTCGTCCGTAAGCCGGTTCTGCATCGGCTGTTTGAACTCGTAATAGCAAAAAACCGGGCCTGCACCGATTAGTATCCGCCCATCGGGAACCTTGTAGGCGACGACGATCAGATCAACGTACCCGACCCCTTCCTCGAGCACCTGCCCGGTGTTCCCTTCGGTGTGGACGTCCGCGACGATCGTGGTCTTCTTCGCTTTTTCATCGACCTCCGCGATCACGCCGTTCAACTCGTCGCCGAAGTGCTCGATGAACTGGTAATCCGCCGCGGTCAATTCCTCGTTCGCCAGTTCCTGCTCAGATAAGACCACCAGACGCTCCAGAATCGTTTCTAACCGCTCTAACCGGTACCTTGCCGGTTCATCCAGCACGTCCATGCTCGCCAGACCGTCCGCGGTCATCCGGGTTAACGCAAGCAGCCGGTTATAAAACTCAGGCACCGGCTCGATATAGCCGACCACCTCTTTCTCCGGGGTTGGCATCGGCATCGCGGATTCCACCATCGTATAGCTCTGCTTCGCGTAAAGAATGGTATCGTGCCGCAGCTCAGTCCACGAGGCGAGCGCGGTGGTGAGCGCTTTGTCCTGCCACGCGGTGGTCTGCATGAAGGTCGGATAGCCGGTGCCGTACGCTTTTAAGAGCGGTTGGAGCGTGAAGAGCCAGCTCCAGTATACATTCTGGTTCCAGTCGGCGTCGCTGAAGTTCTTGAATTCCACCGCTAGTTCGCTATACGCCGTATCGTACCCTTTATAGTTGGAATCATCCAGCTCGTCCAGTAACGCCCGTGCGCGAGCGGAGCCCAGAAGCGCCATGATGTCCAGGCCGCGTGGGAAGCCCCGAATCGGCCTGCCTGCGCCTGAAACCACGTAGGTAAATGGTTTCGGCTCTCGATCGCCCATATAAACGTCAGTATACGCACCGACCAGATTCGAGAACAGATAGGAATCAGGGATGAACCGCTGACCCATCAACCGGAACCCTTTAGTGGCCTCGAGGCACGCATCGGCCTGTTCCGGTGTGAACGGTGGTGGAATCACGCAATCGCCCGTGCCACCGTAGATTTCGGGCGAGCGATACGCAGCGAGCTTCACTTTCAAGTCCCCCACGCGCTCTTCGGTGAGCATACTCGGCTCGAACGTTCCCGTGAACACGGCATTCAAGGCTTCCTGATACTCGTACGGACCGAGGTCGTCGGAGAGTCCGACATAGAACGCAGTGACGGCGTAGATCCGATCCCACGTTGCCTGCAGCGCCGGCTGCTGCTCTAAGTGCGCTGCAATGAGTGCCGCGCCCATCGTCTGTAGTCTGGCGTCTTCTTCTGGTACCAATCCCTCCGGCCCGCCCTTGAGCAAGAAGCTCAGACGGCCGTACCAGATGAACGCTTTGAAATAATTCTTCAGCTTCTCGCTCCGCGTGTAATGCCCACGCGGCACGTACTGCGAGTAATCCTCTGAATACCTGAATATCGGGGATGTCTCGAAGCCTGCATGGGCCTCTATCAGCGCTAATTCCGAGTCAACCTCAGCCTTCACAAAATCCGGTACCTCGAATCGATAGGTCGCCAACTCCTCGGCGGTGAAATACGCGCTCGCCAACCCGGGATCCCGGCATTCCCAGCCGTCGGTGCAGAGTTGATCCTCCCGTGGCTGCAACAAGCTCAAGCCGACCGCGAAGTAGGCCGCGTTCCTGCGTGCAGCTTCCTTCAACTCGCCATCGTACCGGCCATAATCTGTTACAGACTCTTCCAGCAGCCCACGGCTGATCTCCCAGATGAGTTCGTAAAACTCGCGCTCCTCGATCTCTCGCAGCGTTTCATCGAACTGGATGTGATAGAGATGCAAGAGCGAATCGGCGGTGATAAAGACCGGTATTTCGCGGTCCTTCAGTGCGGTATAGGGCGCGGTAATATCCTCCTCGCGGGTGTCGAACGGGTTAGCGATGACCACAAACCCGTTTGCCTCCAGAAGCCGTACTGCAGCTTCGTTCAGTGCGATTTTGCGTGAGAATTCGCGGTAGTTGTGGATCTCGTCACTATCGAGCGGCAGGCGATATTGCGCGGTCTGCAAGCTGATATTCAGTGCAGATAACGAATAATATACGGTGAATTGCGTCTTTGCCGTCGTTTCCGCGCTTGATAGCTCAATCGCCGCTGTTTGTAAGGTTGCCATGGTCTCGTCCGGTTCTGTCGGTGCGGGCTCGAGGCAGCCGCTGAAACATAGGGAGCAGAAAACTGCAAAGACCAAAATCCAGCGAGAGCGCGAAGGATTTGGCTTCATAGTTCTGTATAGCGTAAAAGCGCTGCGCGCTTAATAAATTTTATGCGGACAGGATCGTCTTTCAGTACAGTGAGCAGGAGATAGAGATGCTGACCGTCAAGCCCCTTGCGTTTGAGAGCCTCGGCGTTCGCTCCATGGCGACCTTCGTGGAGACGGACGACCGTGCGGTGCTCATCGACCCTGGCGTTTCCTTAGCGCCAAGCCGCTACGGGTTGCCGCCGCATCCGATCGAGGAGCAGCGGATGGCCGCGTGCTGGGACGAGATCACGGCGCACGCCGCCATGAGCGACAGTATCATCGTCACCCATTATCATTACGACCATCACGACCCGTACGAGCCGGATCTCTATGAGGGCAAGGCCGTGTATCTCAAGCATCCTGAGGAGCAGATCAACCGGAGTCAACGCGGGCGTGCGGCGTTCTTTTTGGCGCAGCTCGCTGATCTGCCGCAGACCATCAAGATCGCGGATGGGAACGAATTCACACACGGCTCGACCACCATCAAATTCTCCCCGGCGGTCTTCCATGGCACGAACGCCAAACTCGGCTACGTGGTGGAGGTAAGCATAGCCTGCAGCGGTAAGAAGCTGGTCTTTACGAGCGATGTCGAAGGGCCCGCGATAGCGGAGCAGGCGGAATTCATCCTGCAAGAAAAGCCCGATATGCTCATACTGGACGGCCCGATGACGTATATGCTCGGGTTCCGCTATTCGCAGCTGAGCCTGGCACGCTCGATCGAGCACATCAACCGGATCATAACAGAGACCGCGGTCCGGGACATTTTGATAGAGCACCATTTCATGCGTGACCTGAAGTACCGGGAGCGGATAAGGGAGGTGTATGAGTGCGCGGCACGGCATAACGTGAAGGTGATGACGGCTGCGGAGTATCTCGGTCGGGAGATCGAGCTCTTGGAAGCGCGGCGGAAGGAGCTCTACACGTAAGGGGACACACCCCCCTTATTAACCTAACCCACCTAACTAACCAGAACCAAAAAAACAAAACAGACAAGAAGGACCGATGCCGTATGGTCTTTTCCTTGCACCTTATGGTCGTATAGTTCCGTTCTTCCAGGTTATGCATTCCCTTTTATCGCCGGAGCACCGAGAAGTTCATATGCGACTTATTTCGCTCTTGCATATCGCACCGACCCTCGCTGCGTTCTTTGGGGTGCCTCTGGAGTCCTCAAAACGCCCCGTGGAGCAGCTGCTCGCATTCCTGCAGGCCCGCGAGCCTTCCGTCGTGACACTGGTGGTGATCGACAGCCTTGATTCACCCCTTTATTGCGCGCTTGCCAGTGATCTTGAGGTGCTGCACGAACTCG carries:
- a CDS encoding DUF3160 domain-containing protein is translated as MKPNPSRSRWILVFAVFCSLCFSGCLEPAPTEPDETMATLQTAAIELSSAETTAKTQFTVYYSLSALNISLQTAQYRLPLDSDEIHNYREFSRKIALNEAAVRLLEANGFVVIANPFDTREEDITAPYTALKDREIPVFITADSLLHLYHIQFDETLREIEEREFYELIWEISRGLLEESVTDYGRYDGELKEAARRNAAYFAVGLSLLQPREDQLCTDGWECRDPGLASAYFTAEELATYRFEVPDFVKAEVDSELALIEAHAGFETSPIFRYSEDYSQYVPRGHYTRSEKLKNYFKAFIWYGRLSFLLKGGPEGLVPEEDARLQTMGAALIAAHLEQQPALQATWDRIYAVTAFYVGLSDDLGPYEYQEALNAVFTGTFEPSMLTEERVGDLKVKLAAYRSPEIYGGTGDCVIPPPFTPEQADACLEATKGFRLMGQRFIPDSYLFSNLVGAYTDVYMGDREPKPFTYVVSGAGRPIRGFPRGLDIMALLGSARARALLDELDDSNYKGYDTAYSELAVEFKNFSDADWNQNVYWSWLFTLQPLLKAYGTGYPTFMQTTAWQDKALTTALASWTELRHDTILYAKQSYTMVESAMPMPTPEKEVVGYIEPVPEFYNRLLALTRMTADGLASMDVLDEPARYRLERLETILERLVVLSEQELANEELTAADYQFIEHFGDELNGVIAEVDEKAKKTTIVADVHTEGNTGQVLEEGVGYVDLIVVAYKVPDGRILIGAGPVFCYYEFKQPMQNRLTDEQWRELLQAEPPARPEWYAHFGV
- the corA gene encoding magnesium/cobalt transporter CorA, whose protein sequence is MPQLITKRSKKSGLPPGTLIHIGERKTEKVRITLIDYDEAQLEEREVARVEEVFSFKERPTVTWINIDGVHDVELIRAIGQHFGVHPLLLEDILNTEQRPKMDDYESYLFLVLKMLYYNGEEREIEAEQVSLIIGPNFVISFQECEGDVFNSVRDRIRNKKGRIRKAGPDYLAYALIDAIVDNYFVILEKIGEVIEDTEEELVSTPSPETLRTIHGLKRGMIFLRKSIWPLREVLSGLERLDSPLIQESTDIYLRDLYDHTIQVIDTVENYRDMIAGMLDIYLSSLSNKMNEIMKVLTIIATIFIPLTYIAGVYGMNFEYMPELGWRWGYLAVWLVMGAILISMVLYFRRRGWL